In Vibrio sp. 10N, the following proteins share a genomic window:
- the folK gene encoding 2-amino-4-hydroxy-6-hydroxymethyldihydropteridine diphosphokinase, protein MITTYIGIGTNVEREKHIKAAYQELNAIGVNLALSPVYACESFGFEGNEFFNMVARLDTDLALDELSTALKNIEVKWGRAVDAAKFQDRTLDLDILLYGKEISQKKPLLPREDIFKYSFVTQPLYDLDPQLVIPQDGRTIKQILETMSDVGSLKRIDFQF, encoded by the coding sequence ATGATCACCACCTACATTGGCATCGGCACCAATGTGGAGCGCGAGAAACACATCAAAGCGGCATACCAAGAGTTAAACGCTATCGGCGTTAACTTGGCTTTGTCACCCGTGTATGCATGTGAGTCCTTTGGCTTTGAGGGCAATGAATTCTTTAACATGGTCGCAAGGCTCGATACTGATCTGGCTTTAGATGAGCTGTCGACAGCACTCAAAAATATTGAGGTGAAATGGGGACGCGCTGTTGATGCCGCGAAGTTTCAAGATCGCACACTCGATTTAGATATCTTGTTGTATGGAAAAGAAATCTCACAAAAAAAACCGCTGTTGCCCCGCGAAGATATATTTAAATATTCCTTTGTCACACAGCCGCTGTATGATCTCGACCCGCAGTTGGTGATTCCTCAAGATGGACGAACCATAAAACAGATCTTAGAGACCATGTCTGATGTGGGCTCGCTGAAAAGAATCGATTTTCAATTTTAG
- the folB gene encoding dihydroneopterin aldolase, with protein sequence MALDKVFIEQLEVITTIGVYDWEQEIKQKLILDIEMAHDNAPAGKSDDVADALDYSKVSEAVLNHIENGRFLLVERVAEEVAAIIQQQFNVPWVKIRLAKPGAVPQAKSVGVVIERGQA encoded by the coding sequence ATGGCATTGGATAAAGTATTCATTGAGCAGCTCGAAGTGATCACTACCATTGGGGTGTATGACTGGGAACAAGAGATTAAACAAAAGCTTATTCTTGATATCGAAATGGCACACGACAATGCGCCAGCAGGGAAAAGTGACGATGTTGCCGATGCTTTAGATTACTCCAAAGTGAGCGAAGCAGTGCTCAATCACATTGAAAACGGCCGCTTCTTACTGGTTGAACGTGTCGCGGAAGAAGTCGCTGCGATCATTCAACAGCAGTTCAATGTGCCATGGGTCAAAATCCGCTTGGCGAAACCAGGCGCGGTGCCACAAGCGAAAAGCGTTGGTGTGGTGATTGAACGAGGTCAGGCATGA
- a CDS encoding general secretion pathway protein GspB produces the protein MIRITTLSLLVTSFLSSSLMAEPSGQPLDLQAPSSQTGSESAYSLLPYPKLSELKPLPKRAQSQAVVTLPTPSVAEASSNVGFANQPVPQAAVQPSNQGSSDEPFGLDDLDLSGLDPEIARKVAAAMSNAPADPRLSRVDHIALESNEARYRGRLPALNFQTHMYSSDVNRRWIKVNGQELKEGDRLNSVQLLAIEPQSVTIRFDNDIIDIPALYEWGG, from the coding sequence ATGATCCGTATTACGACGCTGAGCCTATTGGTGACTTCATTCCTATCGAGCTCTTTGATGGCAGAGCCGTCAGGACAGCCTTTAGATTTGCAAGCGCCATCGTCACAAACAGGCTCTGAGAGCGCCTACAGTTTGTTGCCATACCCTAAACTGAGTGAGCTGAAACCGCTACCAAAGCGCGCGCAATCTCAGGCTGTGGTCACCTTACCCACGCCATCGGTCGCTGAGGCGTCGTCAAACGTGGGTTTTGCCAATCAACCAGTACCGCAAGCTGCCGTTCAACCTTCAAACCAAGGCAGCAGCGATGAGCCGTTTGGGCTGGATGATCTGGACTTGAGTGGGTTAGACCCAGAGATCGCTCGTAAGGTCGCCGCGGCGATGAGTAATGCCCCTGCCGATCCGCGTTTGAGTCGTGTTGACCATATTGCTCTAGAGAGCAATGAAGCACGCTATCGAGGACGTTTACCTGCACTGAACTTCCAAACTCACATGTACTCCTCTGATGTGAATCGCCGCTGGATCAAAGTCAATGGGCAAGAACTCAAAGAAGGTGACCGTTTAAATTCGGTTCAACTATTAGCGATAGAACCCCAGTCGGTGACTATCCGTTTTGATAACGACATCATCGATATTCCTGCGCTCTACGAGTGGGGAGGATAA
- a CDS encoding AAA family ATPase, protein MYKDYFGFLEVPFSIVPSSRYLFLSQRHREAMQHLQAGLGQGGGFAMLTGEVGTGKTTVAKAMLASLDDKTASGLILNPTFSSQDLLEAICDEFAIAYPPQASLKQLSQAIYQYLQDNEQQGINTLVVIDEAQHLSAEVLEQLRLLTNLETDDRKLLKVLLIGQPELQQKLRTTQLRQLAQRITGRYHLLPLSEGETRQYIEFRLSTAGGEAALFSKSAVAVINKASQGIPRLINLIGDKALQYAYHSGEKRVSKSTAHKACEDILSFQAPGVGNSESTSAVQQAISHYALPALLGITVAAGLYWKGEEALLWAQQTLKQEDRIQESEALNNDTPASLPVVSAPVVEKPVSNTPATSPVAQSQYPVELMQSLFKRDDKIAAIQELYAVWGYQAGVLDGMCESGSNSLFQCQKYLGTLEQIIEQNLPVVMPLYHLGDESYVVLYRVKGDEVEVLNGRDRIVMPKGWLESLWTGEYYSIWQREIYTTLRLNQRGEEVAILDSKLSQVLGEPLLGSDVFDKALERKVELFQRWQKMDVDGIAGRNTLKKLELMTQTDAPSLKRDDSQEAFQ, encoded by the coding sequence ATGTATAAGGATTATTTCGGCTTTCTAGAGGTACCGTTTTCGATCGTACCTAGCTCGCGCTATCTGTTTTTGAGTCAACGACATCGTGAAGCGATGCAGCATCTTCAGGCTGGCCTTGGACAGGGCGGCGGATTTGCTATGCTTACTGGTGAGGTAGGAACCGGCAAAACCACAGTGGCAAAAGCCATGTTAGCGTCATTGGACGACAAAACCGCTTCGGGGTTAATTCTTAATCCAACTTTTTCCAGTCAGGATTTGTTAGAAGCAATCTGTGATGAGTTCGCTATTGCTTATCCGCCACAAGCTTCTCTCAAGCAGCTAAGCCAAGCGATTTACCAGTATCTTCAAGATAATGAACAGCAAGGCATCAATACGCTCGTTGTGATCGATGAAGCGCAGCATCTATCTGCGGAAGTACTCGAGCAGCTTCGATTGTTAACCAACCTAGAAACGGATGATCGCAAATTACTAAAAGTGCTGCTGATCGGTCAGCCAGAGCTGCAACAGAAACTGCGCACCACGCAGCTTCGTCAGCTCGCTCAGCGTATTACTGGACGTTATCACTTATTACCACTCTCGGAAGGTGAAACTCGTCAGTATATTGAGTTTCGTTTATCTACCGCGGGTGGAGAAGCTGCATTGTTCAGTAAGTCAGCGGTAGCGGTGATCAATAAAGCCAGCCAAGGTATTCCGCGACTGATCAACTTAATTGGTGATAAAGCATTACAATACGCTTATCACTCCGGTGAGAAGCGAGTCTCGAAATCCACGGCTCACAAAGCGTGTGAGGACATTCTCTCTTTTCAAGCACCTGGCGTTGGAAACAGTGAATCTACATCGGCAGTACAACAGGCCATCAGTCATTATGCGCTTCCAGCATTGCTCGGTATCACGGTGGCGGCAGGGCTCTATTGGAAGGGCGAAGAGGCCTTGCTGTGGGCACAGCAAACACTGAAACAAGAAGATAGGATTCAGGAGAGTGAGGCGTTAAATAATGACACACCGGCGTCACTCCCTGTGGTGAGTGCCCCTGTTGTCGAAAAGCCTGTTTCGAACACCCCAGCGACATCACCGGTAGCTCAGTCACAATATCCAGTTGAGCTTATGCAATCGCTGTTTAAGCGTGATGACAAGATTGCTGCTATTCAAGAGCTTTATGCGGTATGGGGTTATCAAGCGGGTGTACTTGATGGTATGTGTGAATCGGGTTCAAACAGCTTGTTCCAATGTCAAAAGTACTTGGGCACCTTAGAGCAAATCATTGAACAAAACCTACCCGTCGTGATGCCCCTGTATCATCTTGGTGATGAAAGTTACGTAGTATTGTATCGCGTCAAAGGTGATGAGGTGGAAGTGCTCAATGGGCGTGATCGTATTGTTATGCCAAAGGGCTGGCTTGAGTCTTTGTGGACTGGTGAATATTACTCGATTTGGCAGCGTGAAATTTATACGACACTGCGTTTGAATCAACGTGGTGAAGAAGTAGCGATTCTTGATAGTAAACTATCACAAGTACTCGGTGAGCCTTTGCTGGGAAGCGACGTATTTGATAAAGCGTTAGAGCGTAAAGTGGAATTATTTCAGCGCTGGCAGAAGATGGACGTCGATGGTATCGCCGGCCGTAATACGTTGAAAAAATTGGAGCTAATGACACAAACCGACGCGCCTTCCCTCAAGAGGGACGATTCGCAGGAGGCCTTTCAATGA
- a CDS encoding PglL family O-oligosaccharyltransferase — MAIIHTNGTELEPVKVRPPLNRKFMTAMAVLFLVATHFFWPNPGGTGLALSFNNTAWMAFALVLGTGLYQLGSNQALKYSKLTVGLGLACLLMSAPLLYSHPDIEAVLPRFIGLWSGFLLFVLLQQFQFTNKQKQRLLWLVVLAACIQALFGYVQYFLLSADNPLGYDTVSNRPYGIFQQPNVMASFLATGFVLSGYLLARQKHKYNWHISDVSILYLMPVIVIPLIVVLGSRTGWMGSIAGFVLLVPYLYRHSTRKRLRGWTLATLAGLTLGLLMGFANSGSQNLITNKAKLEDVRSTIYSQSLDMLIEKPFTGYGLGKFESKYLVYTARQHQLNDSFAPGIPALDHPHNELLLWGIEGGLLPILGILLAALFVVSRIYTAKPGTRLAIFALFVPIFLHSQLEYPFYHSLIHWITFVILIYWVDQRTPRLKSIAFSNVTKTVCRVLSLLVPILISVYMIAALHTNYVLTQFEKSQPVNASLLEKVTNPVVWKDRYHWNLYSTYLKLGLSTNNPEYIQPYIDWSVEVIKSKPRPAFYRNLILAYQGSGEISKAQQVLVEAEYLFPQQQFGLIAVTPASQAKPAQ; from the coding sequence ATGGCAATCATTCATACCAATGGCACCGAACTCGAGCCTGTGAAAGTTCGCCCGCCACTTAATCGCAAGTTTATGACCGCCATGGCGGTGCTGTTTCTCGTTGCGACTCATTTCTTCTGGCCAAACCCTGGTGGAACCGGGCTTGCTTTGTCGTTCAATAATACAGCTTGGATGGCATTTGCACTCGTGCTCGGCACCGGACTGTATCAACTTGGAAGCAACCAAGCACTAAAATACAGCAAGCTCACCGTTGGCCTGGGACTGGCTTGTCTGCTGATGAGTGCCCCTTTACTCTACAGTCACCCGGATATCGAAGCCGTGCTACCACGATTTATCGGTTTATGGAGTGGTTTCTTACTGTTTGTACTCTTGCAGCAGTTTCAGTTTACCAACAAGCAGAAACAGCGTTTACTGTGGTTAGTAGTACTCGCCGCCTGTATCCAGGCCTTATTTGGCTACGTTCAGTATTTCCTCCTCAGCGCCGATAATCCCCTGGGTTATGACACCGTCAGCAATCGTCCTTACGGTATTTTCCAACAGCCAAACGTCATGGCAAGCTTTCTCGCCACAGGTTTCGTGTTGTCCGGTTACCTACTGGCTAGGCAAAAGCACAAGTACAACTGGCACATCAGTGATGTCTCCATTTTGTATTTAATGCCCGTCATCGTGATACCCCTTATTGTGGTGCTGGGCTCTCGCACTGGTTGGATGGGTTCCATTGCTGGCTTTGTATTGCTTGTCCCTTACCTCTATCGTCATTCAACACGCAAGCGACTGCGCGGCTGGACATTAGCGACACTGGCGGGTCTCACTTTGGGGCTACTGATGGGTTTTGCCAACTCAGGAAGCCAAAACCTCATTACCAATAAAGCCAAACTCGAAGACGTGCGTTCAACGATCTACAGTCAGTCTTTGGACATGCTGATTGAAAAGCCTTTTACCGGTTACGGGTTGGGTAAATTTGAATCAAAGTATTTGGTCTACACGGCGAGGCAGCATCAGCTCAACGACAGCTTTGCTCCCGGTATTCCGGCACTCGATCACCCTCACAACGAGCTACTGTTATGGGGTATCGAAGGGGGACTGTTGCCCATTTTAGGGATATTGTTGGCGGCACTATTCGTCGTCAGCCGCATCTACACCGCTAAACCAGGTACTCGACTGGCTATCTTTGCACTGTTTGTACCGATTTTTCTACATAGCCAACTAGAGTATCCGTTTTATCACTCACTGATCCATTGGATCACTTTTGTGATTTTGATTTACTGGGTTGACCAGCGTACTCCTAGACTAAAAAGCATCGCCTTCAGTAACGTGACAAAAACCGTGTGTCGCGTATTGTCACTACTGGTGCCGATTTTAATCAGCGTATACATGATTGCTGCGTTACACACCAATTATGTACTAACGCAATTTGAAAAATCACAGCCCGTTAATGCTAGCCTGCTGGAGAAAGTGACTAATCCGGTGGTATGGAAAGACCGCTATCATTGGAACCTGTACAGCACGTACCTCAAACTTGGGCTATCCACTAACAACCCAGAATACATCCAGCCCTATATCGATTGGTCTGTTGAGGTCATTAAAAGCAAACCAAGGCCAGCTTTCTATCGTAATTTGATTTTGGCTTATCAAGGCAGTGGAGAGATCAGTAAGGCGCAGCAAGTACTGGTCGAAGCCGAGTATCTATTCCCTCAGCAACAATTTGGTTTGATTGCCGTAACGCCTGCAAGTCAGGCTAAACCGGCACAGTGA
- a CDS encoding multifunctional CCA addition/repair protein, with protein MQVYLVGGAVRDQLLNIEVYDKDWVVVGATPEQMLKQGYQAVGKEFPVFLHPKTKQEHALARTERKSGKGYTGFECFSSPDVTLEQDLMRRDLTINAIAQDDDGNLIDPYHGQRDLEQRVLRHVSPAFSEDPLRVLRVARFAAKLAHLGFHVAPQTMALMRDMVKQGELEHLTAERVWQEWHKSLTTSSPEVFLDILRQCGALKVVLPELDALFGVPQPEQWHPEIDTGIHTLMVAKQAAQLSALTTVRFAAQVHDLGKALTPKEEWPSHKLHTHTGQKVIKALCARVRVPNDYRDLAVAVCAQHSNVHRAFELKPSTFVKIFAKLDVWRKPEKLEQVLLCCQADHQGRKGLEREAYPQAERFMRAYQAAINVDVQAIISDGFKGKTIKDELDKRRAQAIEMELGPRA; from the coding sequence TTGCAAGTCTATCTTGTTGGGGGCGCAGTGCGTGACCAGTTGCTTAATATTGAGGTCTATGACAAAGATTGGGTCGTAGTTGGCGCTACGCCTGAGCAGATGCTCAAACAAGGCTACCAAGCGGTTGGTAAAGAGTTTCCGGTTTTTCTTCACCCAAAGACCAAGCAAGAGCACGCTTTAGCACGAACCGAACGCAAATCAGGTAAAGGCTACACAGGTTTTGAATGCTTCTCTTCCCCAGACGTCACACTTGAACAAGACCTGATGCGCCGCGATCTGACCATCAATGCCATCGCTCAGGATGATGATGGCAACCTGATTGACCCTTACCATGGTCAGCGTGATTTGGAGCAGCGAGTGTTACGCCACGTCTCCCCTGCCTTTAGTGAAGATCCACTACGCGTGCTACGGGTGGCTCGATTCGCCGCTAAACTAGCGCATCTCGGCTTTCATGTAGCGCCGCAGACCATGGCACTAATGCGTGACATGGTGAAGCAAGGAGAACTTGAGCACCTTACTGCTGAGCGAGTATGGCAAGAGTGGCATAAGTCCCTCACTACTTCCTCTCCGGAGGTTTTTCTCGACATTCTGCGTCAATGCGGCGCACTCAAGGTGGTACTTCCAGAGTTAGACGCGCTGTTTGGCGTCCCACAACCAGAACAATGGCACCCCGAAATCGATACTGGTATTCACACCCTTATGGTGGCGAAGCAAGCCGCTCAATTGAGTGCCCTCACCACGGTTCGATTTGCCGCACAAGTGCATGACTTAGGCAAAGCACTGACACCAAAAGAGGAGTGGCCAAGCCACAAACTGCATACCCATACGGGCCAAAAAGTGATTAAAGCGCTGTGCGCCCGAGTGCGAGTCCCCAATGACTACCGAGATTTAGCGGTTGCGGTCTGTGCCCAACACTCAAATGTTCATCGTGCGTTTGAGCTCAAGCCGAGTACGTTCGTGAAGATTTTTGCCAAGCTCGATGTCTGGCGTAAGCCAGAAAAGCTAGAACAAGTGCTGCTGTGCTGCCAAGCGGATCATCAGGGAAGAAAAGGACTAGAAAGGGAAGCCTACCCGCAGGCAGAGCGTTTCATGCGTGCTTACCAAGCGGCCATCAATGTCGATGTACAAGCGATTATTAGCGATGGGTTCAAAGGCAAGACTATAAAAGATGAACTCGACAAACGCCGAGCTCAAGCGATCGAAATGGAACTAGGACCTAGAGCTTAG
- a CDS encoding undecaprenyl-diphosphate phosphatase has translation MSYFEAFILALVQGFTEFLPISSSAHLILPSAILGWEDQGLAFDVAVHVGTLAAVVIYFRKEVVTLFGALFGSIFKGERSKEAKLAWMIVLATIPACIFGLLMKDIIELYLRSAYVIATTTIVFGLLLWWVDKNAKLAGDEYQAGWKKALFIGLAQAMAIIPGTSRSGATITAALYLGFTREAAARFSFLMSIPIITLAGAYLGLKLVTGTEPIHVGFLLTGIAVSFVSAYICIHFFLKLISRMGMTPFVIYRLILGFGLFAFLLMS, from the coding sequence ATGAGTTATTTTGAAGCCTTTATTTTGGCACTGGTGCAAGGGTTTACCGAATTCTTGCCTATTTCTAGCTCGGCTCACCTGATTTTGCCTTCCGCTATTTTGGGCTGGGAAGACCAAGGGTTAGCCTTTGATGTTGCCGTACACGTGGGTACCTTGGCAGCAGTGGTGATCTATTTCCGTAAGGAAGTGGTGACCTTATTTGGGGCTCTGTTTGGCTCTATATTCAAAGGTGAGCGCAGTAAAGAGGCCAAGCTGGCGTGGATGATTGTACTGGCGACGATTCCAGCTTGTATCTTTGGCCTACTGATGAAAGACATCATCGAGCTGTATTTACGCAGTGCCTACGTGATTGCGACCACCACTATCGTATTCGGCCTATTACTGTGGTGGGTAGATAAAAACGCCAAGCTTGCGGGTGATGAGTATCAAGCGGGCTGGAAAAAAGCCTTGTTCATCGGTTTGGCGCAAGCAATGGCGATCATTCCTGGTACGTCACGCTCTGGCGCGACCATTACTGCAGCGCTTTACCTAGGCTTTACTCGTGAAGCCGCAGCGCGTTTTTCTTTCTTAATGTCGATTCCTATTATTACACTGGCGGGTGCTTACCTTGGCCTTAAGCTAGTGACAGGCACTGAGCCTATCCATGTTGGCTTCTTGCTTACCGGTATTGCGGTGTCATTTGTCAGTGCGTACATCTGTATTCACTTCTTCCTGAAGCTGATTTCACGCATGGGTATGACACCGTTTGTTATCTATCGATTGATCCTAGGATTCGGCCTATTTGCATTCCTGCTAATGAGCTAG